A window from Vibrio cortegadensis encodes these proteins:
- a CDS encoding porin family protein, translated as MKKTLLALALIGASTSVMADSWLYGGVSGGQSDFDGESDTAYGVHVGTGFLPIIGIEAGLWNLGSFDSVSYDGADRKNVDATTAYIAVKPSIDLGPLHIYAKGGLHSYELKGDSSFSEDDVDIMYGVGAEYFVFGPLSVGASYQNFKMKHDNIGSFTVNATLHFL; from the coding sequence ATGAAAAAGACACTATTAGCTCTAGCTTTGATCGGTGCATCTACGTCAGTAATGGCTGATTCTTGGTTGTACGGTGGCGTTTCTGGTGGTCAATCTGACTTTGATGGTGAAAGCGATACTGCTTACGGTGTCCATGTTGGCACTGGTTTTCTTCCAATCATTGGTATTGAAGCTGGTTTGTGGAACTTAGGCTCTTTCGATAGCGTGTCATACGATGGCGCAGACCGTAAAAATGTCGATGCGACAACGGCTTACATTGCTGTTAAACCAAGTATTGATCTTGGTCCTTTGCATATCTACGCGAAAGGTGGTCTACATTCATACGAACTTAAAGGTGATTCAAGCTTTAGTGAAGATGATGTTGATATCATGTATGGAGTTGGTGCTGAGTACTTTGTATTTGGTCCTCTTTCAGTTGGCGCTAGCTACCAAAACTTTAAAATGAAGCATGACAATATTGGTTCATTCACTGTTAATGCGACACTGCACTTTTTATAA
- the hrpA gene encoding ATP-dependent RNA helicase HrpA, which translates to MTSSQPKAEKNPSASNSPSASTNNATSLRKALSECMMRDRFRLGKRISGASRIKNEKSKHAVFDEIALDIAKSMMVAQSRISHQPTIEYPEILPVSQKRDDIAKAIAENQVVIIAGETGSGKTTQIPKICSELGRGKYGLIGHTQPRRLAARSVANRIAEEMECQLGEFVGYKVRFNDQISDNTQIKLMTDGILLAEIQHDRYLNQYDTIIIDEAHERSLNIDFIMGYLKELLPRRPDLKIIITSATIDPERFSNHFNKAPIIEVSGRTYPVDTRYRPLGGEESSDQDRDQMEGIFEAVDELCDEGLGDILIFMNGEREIRDTADALNKRNLRDTEIVPLYARLSAGEQNKIFQSHVGRRIVLATNVAETSLTVPGIRYVIDPGTARISRYSYRTKVQRLPIEAISQASANQRKGRCGRVTEGICIRLYSEDDFLSRPEFTDPEILRTNLASVILQMTALGLGDIQAFPFVEAPDQRNIQDGVKLLEELGAIKAAVKKGTSDPKKQLTPIGRQLAKLPIDPRLARMVIEAPKYGCLKEVMIIVSALSIQDPRERPSEKKQASDEKHKRFFDEDSDFITFVNLWEHIKTQQKELSSNQFRNQCKKDYLNYLRIREWQDVYFQIHQAMREMDTKLNSEPGSYQNIHTALLVGLLSHIGMKDQEKNEYQGARNARFHIFPASGLFKKQPKWIVSAELVETSKLWGRIIAKIQPEWLESIAQHLIKRSYSEPHWSKKQAAVMAHEKVMLYGIPIVPKRQVNYGPIDPVVSREIFVRSALVEGEWETKHAFFKQNRKLLLEVEELEHKSRRRDILIDDDELFDFYDQRVSTEVVSGRHFDSWWKKASKDNRELLNFEKEMLFRGDASHVTDLDYPNFWHQDGLKLKLSYQFEPGDDTDGVTVHVPLPILNQVSQAGFDWQIPGLRHELVVSLIKSLPKTLRRNFVPAPNYADAFLSRVTPMEAPLLDSMEKELRRMTGVEVLREDWKLEQIPEHLKVTFRAVDHRKRKLKENKDLHELKESLKDKVQQTLSQVADDDIEQQGLHTWSFGELPKVYKQKRGGFDVKAFPALVDTKDSVEIKLFETEEEQVSAMRAGQRRLILLNVPSPIKYLHSNLPNKSKLGLYFNPYGKVLDLIDDCIACGIDKLIEEKGGIVWEPTQFEQLKEHVRAELGDTVVAVAEQVETILTTAFSINKKLKGRVDFTMAFALSDVKAQVESLIFKGFATECGWKRLPDILRYMRAIERRMEKLPIDPNKDRLHMLKIESITNDYKELLNKIPKGIAVPDNVKEVRWMIEELRVSYFAQQLGTPYPVSDKRIKNAIDAC; encoded by the coding sequence TTGACCTCGTCACAGCCCAAAGCAGAAAAAAATCCTTCTGCATCAAATAGCCCGTCAGCATCCACCAATAACGCAACATCATTACGCAAAGCATTGAGCGAATGTATGATGCGCGATCGCTTCCGATTAGGTAAGCGAATCTCTGGCGCGAGTAGAATCAAGAACGAAAAATCCAAACATGCGGTATTTGATGAGATTGCATTAGATATCGCCAAATCAATGATGGTGGCGCAAAGCCGTATTTCTCATCAGCCAACCATTGAATACCCAGAAATTCTTCCTGTTAGTCAAAAACGTGATGACATTGCCAAAGCGATTGCTGAGAACCAAGTGGTGATCATTGCAGGTGAAACAGGTTCTGGTAAAACAACCCAAATTCCAAAGATATGTAGTGAGCTTGGTCGTGGTAAATATGGCTTGATTGGTCATACGCAGCCGCGTCGTTTAGCGGCACGCTCGGTTGCCAACCGCATTGCTGAAGAGATGGAATGCCAACTGGGTGAATTTGTTGGTTATAAAGTCCGATTTAACGACCAGATTTCAGATAACACTCAAATCAAATTGATGACTGACGGTATCTTGCTGGCCGAGATCCAACATGACCGTTATTTAAATCAATACGACACCATTATTATCGATGAAGCGCACGAACGCAGCTTGAACATCGATTTCATCATGGGTTACTTGAAAGAGTTATTGCCTCGTCGTCCTGATCTAAAAATTATCATTACATCAGCAACCATCGACCCTGAACGTTTTTCCAATCACTTCAATAAAGCGCCGATCATTGAAGTATCAGGTCGAACTTACCCTGTAGACACGCGTTATCGTCCATTGGGTGGTGAAGAGAGCAGCGATCAAGATCGTGACCAAATGGAAGGCATCTTTGAAGCGGTTGATGAACTTTGTGATGAAGGTTTAGGTGATATCCTAATTTTCATGAACGGCGAACGTGAAATTCGTGATACGGCAGACGCATTAAACAAACGTAACTTACGTGATACGGAAATTGTGCCGTTGTATGCTCGTTTGTCTGCTGGTGAGCAGAATAAGATTTTCCAATCTCATGTTGGTCGTCGAATCGTACTCGCAACCAACGTGGCAGAAACGTCACTCACCGTTCCGGGCATTCGCTATGTAATTGACCCTGGTACTGCACGTATTAGTCGTTACAGTTATCGAACCAAAGTTCAGCGCCTACCAATCGAAGCGATTTCTCAAGCGAGTGCTAACCAGCGTAAAGGTCGTTGTGGTCGTGTGACGGAAGGTATCTGTATTCGTCTCTATTCAGAAGATGATTTCTTATCTCGCCCTGAGTTTACCGATCCCGAAATATTAAGAACGAACTTAGCGTCAGTTATCTTACAAATGACCGCGCTGGGTCTAGGTGATATTCAAGCCTTCCCATTTGTTGAAGCGCCCGATCAGCGAAATATTCAAGATGGTGTCAAACTTCTTGAAGAGCTAGGCGCTATCAAAGCTGCAGTTAAGAAAGGGACTTCAGATCCTAAGAAACAGTTAACACCAATAGGTCGTCAACTGGCTAAATTGCCAATCGATCCGCGTTTAGCACGAATGGTGATTGAAGCACCAAAGTATGGCTGTCTGAAAGAAGTGATGATTATTGTATCGGCATTATCGATTCAAGATCCTCGCGAACGTCCATCAGAGAAAAAACAAGCGTCAGATGAAAAACATAAACGCTTCTTTGATGAAGACTCGGATTTCATTACTTTTGTGAATCTTTGGGAACATATTAAAACCCAGCAAAAAGAGCTTTCAAGTAATCAATTCCGCAACCAATGTAAAAAAGATTACCTGAACTATTTACGTATTCGTGAGTGGCAAGATGTCTATTTCCAAATTCATCAAGCGATGCGTGAAATGGACACTAAGCTAAATAGTGAACCGGGTAGTTATCAAAATATCCATACCGCTTTGTTGGTGGGTCTGCTTTCTCATATTGGTATGAAAGATCAAGAGAAAAATGAATACCAAGGTGCGCGCAATGCTCGCTTTCACATCTTCCCTGCGTCTGGTTTGTTTAAAAAGCAGCCTAAATGGATTGTCTCTGCTGAATTAGTGGAAACGTCCAAGTTGTGGGGACGGATTATTGCCAAAATCCAACCAGAATGGCTGGAGTCGATTGCTCAACACTTGATAAAACGTAGTTACAGCGAACCGCATTGGTCTAAAAAGCAAGCTGCGGTTATGGCTCATGAAAAAGTGATGCTTTATGGGATCCCAATCGTTCCGAAGCGTCAGGTTAATTATGGCCCTATCGATCCGGTAGTCAGCCGCGAGATTTTTGTTCGAAGTGCGCTGGTGGAAGGAGAGTGGGAAACGAAACACGCCTTCTTTAAACAGAACCGTAAACTGCTGCTTGAAGTTGAAGAGTTAGAACATAAATCTCGTCGTCGAGATATTTTGATTGATGACGATGAGCTGTTTGATTTCTACGATCAGCGAGTCAGTACTGAAGTGGTGTCTGGACGTCATTTTGATAGTTGGTGGAAAAAAGCGAGTAAAGATAACCGCGAACTGCTTAATTTTGAAAAAGAGATGCTGTTCCGTGGCGATGCCAGTCATGTTACTGATTTGGATTATCCTAATTTTTGGCATCAAGATGGATTAAAGCTGAAATTAAGCTACCAATTTGAACCCGGCGACGATACCGATGGGGTAACCGTTCACGTACCACTGCCGATTTTGAACCAAGTGAGTCAAGCTGGGTTTGATTGGCAGATCCCGGGTTTACGTCATGAATTGGTGGTGAGCTTAATTAAGTCTCTACCTAAAACGCTACGCCGTAACTTTGTGCCTGCACCTAACTATGCGGATGCATTTCTTTCACGCGTGACGCCAATGGAAGCACCACTTCTTGATTCTATGGAAAAAGAACTTCGTCGCATGACGGGAGTAGAAGTACTACGGGAAGATTGGAAGTTAGAGCAGATCCCTGAACACTTGAAGGTGACATTCCGTGCAGTCGACCATCGTAAGCGTAAGCTAAAAGAGAATAAAGACCTGCATGAACTCAAAGAGAGCCTGAAAGATAAAGTTCAACAGACTCTTTCACAAGTTGCAGATGATGATATCGAGCAGCAAGGTTTGCATACTTGGAGTTTTGGTGAACTGCCAAAAGTATACAAACAAAAACGTGGCGGCTTTGATGTTAAAGCTTTCCCGGCGTTGGTTGATACTAAAGACAGTGTTGAAATAAAACTGTTTGAGACAGAAGAAGAGCAGGTCAGTGCAATGAGAGCGGGGCAACGTCGCCTTATTTTGCTGAATGTTCCATCGCCGATTAAGTATCTTCATTCGAATCTGCCTAACAAATCGAAACTTGGCTTGTACTTCAACCCGTATGGAAAAGTACTTGATCTGATTGATGACTGTATTGCTTGTGGTATTGATAAGTTAATTGAAGAGAAAGGTGGCATCGTTTGGGAGCCAACTCAGTTTGAACAACTAAAAGAACATGTTCGAGCGGAACTTGGCGATACCGTTGTTGCAGTCGCTGAACAGGTTGAGACGATTTTAACGACCGCGTTTAGTATTAATAAAAAGCTGAAAGGACGTGTTGATTTCACGATGGCATTTGCGCTTTCTGATGTAAAAGCTCAAGTAGAAAGCCTCATCTTTAAAGGTTTTGCTACCGAATGTGGTTGGAAGCGTCTCCCGGATATTCTTCGTTATATGAGAGCAATTGAGCGACGAATGGAAAAATTGCCAATCGATCCGAATAAAGATCGTTTGCATATGCTCAAAATTGAATCGATCACTAATGACTACAAAGAGTTGTTGAATAAGATTCCGAAAGGGATTGCTGTGCCAGATAATGTAAAAGAAGTGCGTTGGATGATCGAAGAACTTCGTGTAAGTTATTTTGCACAACAGTTAGGAACCCCATATCCGGTTTCAGATAAACGAATTAAAAATGCGATTGATGCCTGTTAG
- a CDS encoding MipA/OmpV family protein, whose amino-acid sequence MVVSCPSLGTEEQEWGIAAMYRTTSIPFDTAGGDQTVSTFVPMMFFENEYVFVDGIEGGVFLYNSEESDWRVSALTRMRFIDIPQSAQNANEGDTADFGVQLQYKIDDTWSFDSELMTDDDLHFHSNFRLNGQYEFGDWELSPRATIRYKDADFNSQYYAFKDVTGESIGAGIDVNLGIDIRYHVISNLYLLGSTSVTRFDDNAFNSSIVEDRYQGEFYLGFGFFNDKTAPKKPELSNKPYLRVAHGWATPSNIGDIMKLNSEKDKYNNQLTSVFYGHPLTDEVFGVPIDIYFTPGIAHHWSSKVQSGSTEYIAAIKAFYTFDWPIKWRFGVAEGLSYIDSITYIEQTEMDEKGYTASHLLNYLDFSFDINVGDAVNQSDLENVWFGYSLHHRSAIFENASQFGRIKGGSNYNTIYIQYEF is encoded by the coding sequence ATGGTGGTTTCTTGCCCATCTTTGGGTACAGAAGAACAAGAGTGGGGAATTGCGGCGATGTATCGCACGACCAGTATCCCATTCGATACAGCGGGAGGCGACCAGACCGTCAGCACCTTTGTTCCTATGATGTTTTTCGAGAATGAGTACGTCTTTGTCGATGGTATTGAGGGCGGGGTATTTCTATATAATAGTGAAGAATCCGATTGGCGGGTGAGTGCGTTAACTCGTATGCGCTTTATCGATATCCCGCAATCGGCACAAAATGCCAATGAGGGCGACACCGCTGACTTCGGTGTGCAACTCCAATATAAAATTGATGACACTTGGTCTTTTGATAGCGAGTTGATGACCGATGATGACTTACATTTCCACAGCAATTTTCGCTTAAACGGTCAGTACGAATTTGGCGATTGGGAGCTATCTCCTAGAGCGACAATTCGTTATAAAGATGCTGATTTCAACAGTCAGTACTATGCATTTAAGGATGTGACTGGTGAAAGTATCGGCGCTGGAATTGATGTTAATTTAGGCATTGATATCCGATACCATGTGATCTCAAATTTATATCTACTTGGTTCGACTAGTGTCACTCGCTTTGATGACAACGCTTTCAATTCATCGATTGTTGAAGACCGCTATCAAGGTGAGTTCTATCTAGGTTTTGGATTTTTTAACGACAAAACCGCACCGAAAAAACCGGAATTGAGCAATAAGCCTTATTTACGAGTCGCGCATGGTTGGGCAACGCCATCGAATATCGGCGACATAATGAAGCTGAATAGCGAGAAAGATAAATATAATAACCAACTGACTTCAGTCTTTTATGGTCACCCGTTGACCGACGAAGTGTTTGGCGTGCCAATTGATATCTATTTCACACCTGGTATCGCGCATCACTGGTCGTCGAAGGTTCAGTCTGGTAGTACGGAATACATCGCCGCAATAAAAGCGTTCTACACGTTTGATTGGCCTATTAAGTGGCGTTTTGGTGTTGCTGAGGGCTTATCTTACATCGACAGCATAACCTATATCGAACAGACCGAGATGGATGAGAAAGGGTATACCGCGAGTCATCTATTGAACTATTTAGACTTCTCATTTGATATTAATGTTGGAGATGCAGTGAACCAGTCCGATCTAGAAAATGTATGGTTTGGGTATTCTCTGCACCATCGTTCCGCCATCTTTGAAAATGCCTCTCAATTTGGGCGAATTAAAGGCGGTAGCAACTACAATACCATTTACATTCAATATGAATTCTAG
- a CDS encoding VC1380 family protein, protein MKASELKKIIESLPEGHDPDIVMGEEWLPERLINTQLNESLLFLEFDNAPEETQGDEEGRGFVEHEINMLRSRFEQLLDESSDTKTKADAMLALFLMGHELSSSDVIEILEDPDNNLTHDNG, encoded by the coding sequence GTGAAAGCTTCTGAATTAAAAAAAATCATCGAATCACTTCCTGAAGGTCACGACCCTGATATCGTTATGGGGGAAGAGTGGCTACCAGAAAGGCTCATCAATACTCAGTTAAATGAGAGTTTGTTATTTTTAGAGTTTGATAACGCTCCAGAAGAGACACAGGGAGATGAAGAAGGCCGTGGGTTTGTTGAACATGAAATCAATATGCTACGCAGTCGATTCGAACAATTACTGGATGAATCTAGCGACACCAAAACAAAAGCAGACGCCATGCTCGCTTTATTTTTAATGGGACATGAACTTTCTAGTTCAGATGTAATCGAAATCCTTGAAGATCCCGATAACAACTTAACGCATGACAATGGCTAG
- a CDS encoding alkaline phosphatase D family protein codes for MPSKTSTLPFIIAGPILRKTTPSEITLWLVTTQPLKAKFNLYNPENSTPFYTADISTESQIQIGSKAWIVLAHVKGHFPTDTALEYDLITQDGPLSHNCPTLLYPNESRVSFSINSKADYVLHGSCRNPHHFSRDSLVAADSKVATQSIEDRPSLLMMSGDQIYADHVAGPMLDAIQQVIHILGLPDENLACDMVPDSQSLYSCAENFYHRDAILPHYIKEDGLLAKFFPHKGIPIFSSTECENHLITFSEFFAMYLLVWSPTLWQHVDRDRFLNANFTQGGQQLSPKWQQVWRDETKHINDFVSGLGQVQRLLAHIPTYMIFDDHDITDDWNLTVGWEHAAQSNPLSKRIIGNGLISYWLCQGWGNAPEKFSTDFMAYAHHFFNQPNDQSQDDFIYYLDRFEQWHYTIDTQPKMVVLDTRTRRWRSESRMNKPSGLMDWEALIEMQHELLHQPAVILVSAAPMFGVKFIEALQKGMTNIGQPLVIDAENWMAHPGSANTLLSIFTHTKTPTNFVILSGDVHYSFAYDIKLRFRKSSPNIYQITCSGIKNQFPATLLKFCDGMDRLLYSPRSVLNWFTKRKRLKITKRSPDSQRYYRLVNQSAIGELMLDAEGKPSDISILTGEGNRISFPPTDND; via the coding sequence TTGCCAAGCAAGACATCGACACTACCTTTCATTATTGCAGGGCCAATTTTACGCAAAACGACACCCTCTGAGATCACTTTATGGCTTGTCACCACTCAGCCCTTAAAAGCCAAATTCAATCTATACAACCCTGAGAACTCAACTCCTTTTTACACTGCCGATATAAGTACTGAAAGCCAAATACAAATTGGTTCGAAAGCATGGATTGTCCTCGCACACGTCAAAGGTCATTTCCCAACGGATACCGCTTTAGAGTATGACCTAATCACTCAAGACGGACCTTTAAGTCATAACTGTCCAACACTGTTGTACCCGAATGAGTCTCGCGTATCTTTCAGCATTAATAGCAAAGCCGATTATGTATTACACGGCTCTTGCCGTAACCCTCACCATTTTAGTCGAGACAGTTTAGTCGCTGCGGATTCAAAAGTAGCGACTCAAAGCATTGAAGATCGCCCTTCGCTTCTTATGATGAGTGGTGACCAGATCTACGCGGATCATGTCGCAGGACCAATGCTAGATGCCATTCAACAAGTGATTCATATACTTGGCTTGCCAGACGAAAACCTAGCATGCGACATGGTGCCAGACAGCCAATCACTCTATTCCTGTGCTGAAAATTTTTACCATCGTGATGCCATACTTCCTCATTACATTAAAGAAGATGGCTTACTTGCGAAATTTTTTCCTCACAAAGGGATCCCAATTTTCAGCTCGACTGAATGTGAAAACCATCTCATCACCTTCTCTGAATTTTTCGCCATGTATCTATTGGTTTGGTCTCCAACCTTATGGCAGCACGTTGACAGGGATAGGTTTCTAAACGCTAATTTCACTCAAGGTGGTCAGCAATTATCCCCTAAGTGGCAGCAAGTATGGCGAGACGAAACAAAGCATATTAATGATTTCGTTTCAGGACTGGGCCAAGTACAGCGTTTATTGGCACACATTCCCACTTATATGATTTTTGACGATCATGATATTACTGACGATTGGAATTTAACCGTCGGTTGGGAACATGCCGCTCAATCAAATCCGCTATCAAAACGGATTATCGGAAATGGGCTTATCAGTTATTGGTTATGCCAAGGCTGGGGAAATGCTCCTGAAAAGTTTTCGACGGATTTTATGGCCTATGCTCACCATTTTTTCAATCAACCAAATGACCAATCTCAAGATGACTTCATTTACTATTTAGATCGTTTTGAGCAATGGCATTATACCATCGACACTCAGCCTAAGATGGTCGTGTTAGATACCAGAACTCGTCGTTGGCGATCAGAATCTCGAATGAATAAACCATCAGGTTTAATGGATTGGGAAGCGCTCATTGAAATGCAACATGAACTCCTGCACCAGCCAGCCGTGATATTAGTCTCTGCTGCGCCTATGTTTGGCGTGAAGTTCATCGAAGCACTACAAAAAGGCATGACCAATATCGGGCAACCACTTGTGATTGATGCTGAAAACTGGATGGCTCACCCCGGCAGCGCCAATACTCTGCTGAGTATATTTACTCATACAAAAACACCAACCAATTTCGTCATTCTCTCTGGTGATGTTCACTACTCTTTTGCCTATGACATTAAGCTTCGTTTTAGGAAGTCGAGCCCGAACATTTACCAGATAACCTGTAGCGGAATAAAGAATCAATTCCCTGCCACCCTACTCAAATTTTGCGATGGCATGGATAGGCTGCTCTACAGTCCGCGCTCTGTGCTCAACTGGTTTACAAAGCGAAAGCGACTAAAAATCACCAAACGTTCACCAGACTCACAACGTTATTATCGTTTAGTGAATCAGAGTGCTATCGGTGAATTAATGCTGGATGCCGAAGGAAAGCCGAGCGACATATCCATACTAACTGGTGAAGGGAATCGAATCTCTTTTCCTCCGACAGATAATGACTAA
- a CDS encoding tellurite resistance TerB family protein, with product MFNSLTSLFKQLLEGQDLGKNANVSPNLAIASLLCEVAGADHQINEAEQQAKLGLLQRLVNIDAQQAADLLVEANEKVKESVSLYDFTSHLRELSQERRFELIKGMWEVAHADGEIDPIEDSVIRKAAELLYVDHSEFIRAKLDVIGNN from the coding sequence ATGTTTAATTCTCTCACCTCGCTTTTCAAACAACTTTTGGAAGGACAAGACCTTGGGAAGAATGCCAATGTCTCACCAAATTTAGCCATTGCATCACTACTTTGTGAAGTTGCAGGCGCGGATCATCAGATCAATGAAGCAGAACAACAAGCAAAACTCGGACTATTACAGCGTCTCGTTAACATTGATGCTCAGCAAGCCGCAGATCTGCTCGTAGAAGCGAACGAAAAAGTGAAGGAATCGGTCTCTTTATACGATTTCACATCACACTTAAGAGAGCTATCTCAAGAAAGACGTTTCGAATTAATCAAAGGAATGTGGGAAGTAGCGCATGCTGATGGGGAAATTGACCCGATAGAAGACTCGGTTATTCGCAAAGCAGCAGAATTACTTTACGTCGATCATAGCGAGTTTATTCGTGCGAAATTAGACGTGATTGGTAATAACTAA
- a CDS encoding 3'-5' exonuclease, translating to MNHNRLVCFDLEMCCWSNDGVGTTGEIIEIGLAEIDIATGKIVKRAQYYVKPEKDEISLFCAELTGITPRKIEKQGRPLVDVLKSMLKNFGGPNKIYASWGRDDQILFNECKDKGLDAPFSEFINLATLYRMQNRLKEKRIGHRAAQEAKDIEWEGRQHSGYVDAYNLAKLALTMF from the coding sequence ATGAATCATAACCGACTTGTTTGTTTTGACTTAGAGATGTGTTGCTGGAGCAACGATGGTGTCGGAACGACGGGCGAAATTATCGAAATTGGCTTAGCTGAAATCGACATTGCGACAGGTAAAATAGTAAAACGCGCGCAGTATTACGTGAAACCTGAAAAGGATGAGATCTCACTGTTTTGTGCGGAGTTAACTGGAATTACACCACGTAAGATTGAGAAACAAGGACGCCCACTGGTTGACGTTTTAAAATCTATGTTGAAGAATTTCGGTGGCCCAAATAAAATTTACGCATCATGGGGAAGAGATGATCAAATCCTTTTCAATGAGTGCAAAGACAAAGGGTTAGATGCTCCATTTAGTGAGTTTATTAACCTTGCGACCTTGTATCGAATGCAAAATCGTTTGAAAGAGAAGCGAATTGGACATAGAGCCGCGCAAGAAGCGAAAGATATTGAATGGGAAGGTCGCCAACATTCAGGTTATGTTGATGCGTATAACTTGGCAAAATTAGCGTTAACGATGTTTTAG
- a CDS encoding sensor domain-containing diguanylate cyclase, whose product MSSRNNIFSLSKLSSSTIVFILAMSVTLVCVFVSYKAQTFYRLASFNDAAERHVQSLQFVVKNDIQHIAASAIFFSANDRSDWDKFSIFAKHTIANSESLIGLQWMEKVEVDDIEKHIDRVGKTFPGFGIYTIPKDGDVTHGYILEDNAPIYVATDIYPRTRENARLLGFYPSRKRFELILDGISQAGEPNISDKVRLIQDSFDKSAPKNGMLVYFPVFEIGTFDLLGVVIGVIRTTPYFEHLVHRIDSDNGLKIRVTDVGFESEDAPIMYESKSWDPAEDNVIRKSIPLYNREWVVEFQLPSKITISDAVVLVGIFFGGLTISLLLAHIGSLQSRERERLSMMLKERTKELQFLVEHDSLTGLLNRRAFNRYIKKMLKRKESFSLVSFDIDHFKSINDQHGHVCGDEMLIHVSDTVTSELHSGDCFYRVGGDEFSIICQLTDEKELKNYLDSIRRAVESSVLYFPGIEISCTISIGAARYAGEGLEDILHKADRQLYHSKENGRNCISVAA is encoded by the coding sequence ATGAGCAGTCGGAACAACATATTTTCTTTATCTAAACTTTCATCTAGCACGATTGTTTTTATTCTCGCGATGAGTGTAACTTTGGTGTGTGTATTTGTAAGTTATAAAGCGCAGACATTTTACCGTCTAGCGTCGTTCAATGATGCAGCAGAAAGGCATGTGCAGTCTCTACAGTTCGTTGTAAAAAATGATATTCAACACATTGCCGCAAGTGCAATTTTTTTCAGTGCTAATGATAGAAGTGATTGGGATAAATTTTCGATCTTTGCCAAACATACCATTGCAAACTCTGAAAGCCTTATTGGTTTGCAATGGATGGAGAAAGTGGAAGTTGACGATATTGAAAAGCATATTGATCGTGTTGGGAAAACATTTCCTGGATTTGGTATCTACACAATACCTAAGGATGGCGATGTCACTCATGGTTATATTTTGGAGGACAACGCTCCAATCTATGTTGCAACGGATATCTACCCAAGAACAAGAGAAAACGCACGTTTACTTGGTTTCTATCCTTCTCGTAAACGCTTTGAGCTGATTTTAGATGGAATCAGTCAAGCGGGTGAGCCAAACATCTCAGATAAAGTAAGATTAATACAAGATAGTTTTGATAAGTCAGCGCCTAAAAATGGCATGTTGGTCTATTTTCCTGTTTTCGAAATTGGGACATTTGATTTATTGGGCGTCGTGATTGGAGTCATTAGAACGACACCGTATTTTGAACACCTTGTCCATCGTATTGATTCTGATAACGGGTTGAAAATACGTGTCACTGATGTCGGTTTTGAGTCTGAAGATGCGCCAATTATGTACGAAAGTAAGAGTTGGGATCCGGCTGAAGACAATGTGATCCGCAAATCAATTCCTCTTTATAACCGTGAATGGGTTGTTGAGTTCCAACTTCCAAGCAAAATTACCATTAGCGATGCCGTTGTCCTAGTGGGTATATTTTTTGGTGGCTTAACGATCTCGTTGCTTTTAGCTCATATTGGTAGCCTACAATCGAGAGAAAGAGAGCGTCTCTCAATGATGTTAAAAGAGCGAACGAAAGAGCTTCAGTTCCTTGTTGAGCATGACAGTTTAACCGGCTTGCTCAATCGTCGTGCGTTCAATAGATACATTAAGAAAATGCTGAAACGTAAAGAGTCTTTCAGTTTGGTCAGTTTTGATATCGATCATTTCAAATCTATTAATGATCAACATGGGCATGTGTGTGGCGATGAGATGTTGATACATGTTTCAGATACGGTGACATCAGAACTGCATTCTGGGGATTGTTTCTATCGTGTTGGAGGTGATGAATTTAGCATTATTTGCCAGTTGACGGATGAGAAAGAACTCAAGAATTATCTAGATAGCATAAGGCGAGCGGTGGAGTCGAGTGTGTTGTATTTTCCTGGTATTGAGATTTCATGCACGATCAGCATTGGCGCTGCGCGATATGCCGGTGAAGGTTTAGAAGATATTTTACACAAAGCCGATCGTCAGCTTTACCATAGCAAAGAAAATGGCCGAAATTGTATCTCAGTTGCAGCCTAA